In Caldilineales bacterium, the genomic stretch GATGTCCTGACGCATCTCCGGGTTCATCATCTTGATGGCCACGTAGCGGCCATGTTTGGGGTCCCAGGCGCGAAAGACGCGCGCCATCCCGCCCTGGCCAGCCAGACCCTGGATCTGGTAACGGTCGATGGAGGAGGGGAAGGAAGGGGGAGTGGGCATGGAGTGTAAGATGAGGTGTTGGGCCGGCGCCAAACCCCTTCGAGGGTGGCTTGGTCGTCAGTGAGGTCTGATAAGGCGCGGCTCGACCGAACCGGTGAGCGGCAGCCATTGCACAGCCAAACGGTAGGGCTGAGTGCTGCGCCCAGCCCTAGGCGATGGATAGATGCGCAGTACATAGCTCCCGGACGGAAGATTGATCTGGATGGACTCCGGCGTCGTCCCGTCATTGGTCGATTGCGCCAGGTAATTCTGAGGAGAAGTAGCATCGTAGAGATAGAGATCGTAATCCGTGCCCGCGGGGAGATTGTCTAGATCCACCTTCAAGGTCGCGGCGCCGGCCA encodes the following:
- a CDS encoding pre-peptidase C-terminal domain-containing protein encodes the protein TPTLTTTPTPTATPTPGPCQRYEPNNSPSSAFGPLANGSVIEAALCDGDPEDYYQVALAGAATLKVDLDNLPAGTDYDLYLYDATSPQNYLAQSTNDGTTPESIQINLPSGSYVLRIYPSPRAGRSTQPYRLAVQWLPLTGSVEPRLIRPH